From the Coriobacteriia bacterium genome, the window CGAATGTCTGCGGCGTGGCATCCGCTCTCAGGCGGGAGTCGCGTCGCTCTCTTGTTCGCCTCCGGAGTGGGGCGAAGGATTGGATGGGTTCCATGGCTGAAGGTACCGTCAAGTGGTTCAACCCGGACAAGGGCTACGGCTTCATCTCGCGTGAGGACGGGGACGACGTCTTCGCTCACTTCAGCGAGATCCAGGGCGAGGGCTTCAAGACCCTCGACGAGGGCCAGGCCGTCGTGTTCGAAGTGACCACCGGTCAGAACGGCAAGCTGCAGGCGAGCAACATCCGCAAGGCCTAGCCGGTCTCGCTGTTCGCAAAGGGAGAGGGGCGGTCCTTCGGGGCCGCCTCTTCTCGTTCGCGGCCGTCACTCGCCGCCGTCCCGGCTTCGCGCCAACGCGAGCATCGCGATGTCGTCGTCGAACCGGCTGGCCGTGAAGACGGACACCTCGGCGTACACGGCGTCCACGACCTGCTGAGTCGTGCTCCGGGCGAGGCTCGAGACGACCTGCAACAGCCGCTTCTCGCCGAAGAACGCGCCGTCCCTTCGGGCCTCGACGACGCCGTCGGTGTACAGGAGGAGGTAGCCCCCGAAGGGCAGCTCCATGCGCCCGTCCGTGTACGACGCGTTCTCCAGCACGCCCAGGACCGGACCGGTCGGCTCCAGGAGCGTCGTCCCATCCGCCACCACGGCGATCCCCGGCGGATGCCCGGCGTTCGCCCAGACGATCTCTCCCGATCTCGCATCGAACAGCAGGAGCGTCGCGGTCACGAAGATCTCGGTCGGCAGGGACTTCACCAGTCCTCGGTTCAACTTCAGGAACACGGCCGATGGAGGATAGCCCTCGGAGGCGAAGGCCCGCACTCCCTGCTTCATCGTCGACGTCACCGGCGCCGCCTCCGTTCCCTTTCCCGACACGTCGCCGATCAGCACGGCATACGAGTACGGCGCCAGTTCGATGATGTCGTAGAAGTCGCCGCCCACGCGCGAGACCCGCGAGGCAGACCGGTAGACCGCGGCGAACTCGATCCCCCGAAGCTCGGCCGGCAGCGCGAGCATGGGCTCCTCGATGATGTCGAGCGCCCACAGGGCCTCGGCGAGCCCTCGCTTGTGGTCCGCGATCTCCCGTCTCGCCTCGCGTAACGCCTCGGTGGCTTGGGTAGCGTCGACGCCGGTCAGGAGCACCCCGACCAACTCCCCCTCCTCGGCGTGGGGGATGGCCGAGAGGAGCACGGCGACGGTGCCGCCGTCCAAGGGGAACCGGAG encodes:
- a CDS encoding SpoIIE family protein phosphatase; amino-acid sequence: MTRVDLALHVLDSLPMPVAYFDREGVCRLCNPSAAGLFRRSREAVLGLHLEVLAEDNPQLLSLARWVLGGQGRATRMLRFPLDGGTVAVLLSAIPHAEEGELVGVLLTGVDATQATEALREARREIADHKRGLAEALWALDIIEEPMLALPAELRGIEFAAVYRSASRVSRVGGDFYDIIELAPYSYAVLIGDVSGKGTEAAPVTSTMKQGVRAFASEGYPPSAVFLKLNRGLVKSLPTEIFVTATLLLFDARSGEIVWANAGHPPGIAVVADGTTLLEPTGPVLGVLENASYTDGRMELPFGGYLLLYTDGVVEARRDGAFFGEKRLLQVVSSLARSTTQQVVDAVYAEVSVFTASRFDDDIAMLALARSRDGGE
- a CDS encoding cold-shock protein, which produces MAEGTVKWFNPDKGYGFISREDGDDVFAHFSEIQGEGFKTLDEGQAVVFEVTTGQNGKLQASNIRKA